From a region of the Phragmites australis chromosome 21, lpPhrAust1.1, whole genome shotgun sequence genome:
- the LOC133903740 gene encoding uncharacterized protein LOC133903740 produces MPYTTGGWLSLPRGRRQEEGDLIDGMNGTPLPDDALAVVFTRLSDAANILRCAATCRRWGRVVAKEAAILARALPPQLTRGRALLGLFHQDDAGVTAPRKRKRSSSGNSAAGQPCFVSTAAAARLLGSRSPSITINDGGHGALLEYSRPVASRNGRVVLELRREKHTDGLKLCVFNPMTGDVALLPPLSGNDKPGFYACALLTGDDLLEPPPSTTAFFFRVLIIYNRHSFTALRAYSSDTDRWSSEAARSCGRKIDSGRLRKLGQSIVLRGVAYWPLHRSALAVRLDGPEPREVSMPRDGIPSDCLQHLRLLGVTSDGNGNQQLSFTDARFGSDRRLHKAGLPCRSIILVTNVLHTVGGDDDYDMSTGKWKRQEGRIILTQMMVRSWDDTINLRWFCEKSGVILFTMGEDSNSPGAYALNTATQEVEKLADGAGCYLWRNVVGYEMDAAAYLSSIACY; encoded by the coding sequence ATGCCGTACACCACGGGAGGCTGGCTTTCGCTGCCGCGCGGTCGGAGGCAAGAAGAAGGCGACCTTATTGACGGCATGAACGGCACGCCCCTGCCGGACGACGCGCTTGCGGTCGTCTTCACCCGGCTATCGGATGCCGCGAACATCCTACGCTGCGCCGCCACGTGCAGGCGCTGGGGCCGCGTCGTCGCCAAGGAGGCCGCCATCCTCGCCCGTGCCTTGCCTCCCCAGCTCACACGTGGCCGTGCCCTCCTTGGCCTCTTCCACCAGGACGATGCCGGGGTGACTGCTCCCCGGAAGAGGAAGCGCTCCTCCTCCGGTAACTCGGCAGCTGGGCAGCCGTGCTTTGTCTCCACGGCTGCGGCCGCTCGGCTCCTCGGCTCCCGCAGCCCCTCCATCACCATAAACGACGGCGGGCACGGTGCGCTGTTGGAGTACTCCCGCCCGGTCGCCTCCCGCAACGGCCGCGTCGTCCTCGAGCTCCGGCGTGAGAAGCACACCGACGGCCTGAAGCTCTGCGTGTTCAACCCCATGACAGGGGACGTGGCCCTGCTCCCGCCTCTCTCCGGCAATGACAAGCCCGGATTCTACGCGTGCGCACTGCTCACCGGGGACGACCTCCTCGAACCGCCGCCATCCACCACCGCCTTCTTCTTCCGCGTGCTCATCATCTACAACCGTCACAGCTTCACCGCGCTCCGTGCGTACTCATCGGACACCGACCGGTGGAGCTCGGAGGCCGCGAGGTCATGCGGCCGCAAGATTGACAGCGGAAGGCTGCGCAAGCTAGGCCAGAGCATCGTGCTCCGCGGCGTTGCCTACTGGCCCCTGCACCGCTCGGCGCTTGCGGTGCGGCTCGACGGCCCGGAGCCCAGAGAAGTCTCCATGCCACGGGACGGCATTCCGTCGGACTGCCTGCAGCACCTCCGTTTGCTGGGCGTAACCTCCGACGGCAACGGCAATCAGCAGCTGTCCTTCACAGACGCAAGGTTTGGTTCCGATCGCCGTCTCCACAAAGCAGGACTACCTTGTCGAAGTATTATCCTTGTGACAAATGTCCTCCACACCGTCGGCGGGGACGACGACTACGACATGTCCACCGGCAAATGGAAGCGGCAAGAAGGTCGCATCATATTGACGCAGATGATGGTGCGCTCTTGGGACGACACCATCAACCTGCGGTGGTTCTGCGAGAAGAGCGGCGTCATCTTGTTCACGATGGGAGAAGACAGTAACAGCCCTGGGGCCTACGCGCTGAACACTGCGACACAGGAGGTCGAGAAGTTGGCCGATGGTGCCGGCTGCTACTTGTGGAGGAACGTTGTTGGATACGAGATGGATGCCGCGGCTTACCTCTCGTCCATAGCGTGCTACTAG